From one Budorcas taxicolor isolate Tak-1 chromosome 21, Takin1.1, whole genome shotgun sequence genomic stretch:
- the ZNF710 gene encoding zinc finger protein 710: MEGFMDSGTQTDAVVVLSLAQAAVLGLVSENELFGATISAEAFYPDLGPELSGAAIGEPRPPGPDVYQLACNGRALEEPAEEEVLEVEAAFEKHTRRKTRPPVRLVPKVKFEKVEEEEEVYEVSVPGGDDKDAGPAEAPAEAASGGCEALVQSSAVKMIDLSVFSRKPRTLRHLPRTPRPELDVAPFDPHFPDPARDAFAEPSMALPRPEALSVECSFEPPHLPPLSDPEPPTMESPEPVKPEQGFVWQEVGEFEADTAGSTVERHKKAQLDRLDINVQIDDSYLVEAGDRQKRWQCRMCEKSYTSKYNLVTHILGHNGIKPHSCPHCSKLFKQPSHLQTHLLTHQGTRPHKCQVCQKAFTQTSHLKRHMLLHSEVKPYSCHFCGRGFAYPSELKAHEVKHESGRCHVCVECGLDFSTLTQLKRHLASHQGPTLYQCLECDKSFHYRSQLQNHMLKHQNVRPFVCTECGMEFSQIHHLKQHSLTHKGVKEFKCEVCGREFTLQANMKRHMLIHTSVRPYQCHICFKTFVQKQTLKTHMIVHSPVKPFKCKVCGKSFNRMYNLLGHMHLHAGSKPFKCPYCSSKFNLKGNLSRHMKVKHGVMDIGLDSQDPMMELTGTDPSELDSQQEMEDFEENAYAYAGVDGSAEASVLTEQAMKEMAYYNVL; this comes from the exons ATGGAGGGCTTCATGGACTCAGGGACACAGACTGATGCTGTGGTGGTGCTGTCTTTGGCTCAGGCCGCCGTGCTGGGCCTGGTCTCGGAAAATGAGCTCTTTGGAGCTACCATAAGCGCCGAAGCCTTCTACCCGGACCTGGGGCCGGAGCTGTCTGGGGCAGCCATAGGGGAGCCCCGGCCCCCAGGCCCCGACGTCTACCAGCTGGCCTGCAACGGGCGGGCCCTGGAGGAGCCGGCCGAGGAGGAGGTGCTGGAGGTGGAGGCGGCCTTCGAGAAGCACACCCGGCGGAAGACGAGGCCACCTGTGCGCCTGGTGCCCAAGGTCAAGTTTgagaaggtggaggaggaggaggaggtctaTGAGGTGTCGGTGCCCGGCGGTGATGACAAGGATGCTGGCCCAGCAGAGGCCCCGGCCGAGGCAGCTAGCGGCGGCTGCGAGGCCCTGGTGCAGAGCAGCGCGGTCAAGATGATCGACCTCAGCGTCTTCAGCCGCAAGCCCCGGACGCTGCGACACCTGCCCCGCACCCCGCGGCCGGAGCTGGACGTAGCCCCTTTCGACCCCCACTTCCCCGACCCGGCCCGGGATGCCTTCGCCGAGCCCAGCATGGCGCTGCCCAGGCCGGAGGCCCTGTCTGTGGAGTGCAGTTTCGAGCCGCCGCACCTGCCCCCGCTGAGCGACCCCGAGCCCCCTACCATGGAGTCCCCGGAGCCCGTGAAGCCAGAGCAGGGCTTCGTGTGGCAGGAGGTGGGCGAGTTTGAAGCGGACACAGCCGGCTCGACGGTGGAGCGCCACAAGAAGGCCCAGCTGGACCGGCTGGACATCAACGTGCAGATCGACGACTCGTACCTGGTGGAGGCCGGCGACCGGCAGAAGCGCTGGCAGTGTCGCATGTGCGAGAAATCCTACACGTCCAAGTACAACCTGGTGACGCACATCCTGGGCCACAACGGCATCAAGCCGCACTCCTGCCCGCACTGCAGCAAGCTCTTCAAGCAGCCCAGCCACCTGCAGACGCACCTGCTGACGCACCAGGGCACCCGGCCACACAAGTGCCAGGTGTGCCAGAAGGCCTTCACGCAGACCAGCCACCTCAAGCGCCACATGCTGCTGCACTCGGAGGTCAAGCCCTACAGCTGCCACTTCTGCGGCCGCGGCTTCGCCTACCCCAGCGAGCTCAAGGCCCACGAGGTGAAGCACGAGAGCGGCCGCTGCCACGTGTGCGTCGAGTGCGGCCTGGACTTCTCCACGCTGACGCAGCTCAAGCGCCACCTGGCCTCCCACCAGGGCCCCACCCTCTACCAGTGCCTGGAGTGCGACAAGTCCTTCCACTACCGCAGCCAGCTGCAGAATCACATGCTCAAGCACCAGAACGTGCGGCCCTTCGTGTGCACTGAGTGCGGCATGGAATTCAGCCAGATCCACCACCTCAAGCAGCATTCACTCACCCACAAG GGCGTGAAGGAGTTCAAGTGCGAGGTGTGCGGCCGGGAGTTCACCCTGCAGGCCAACATGAAGCGGCACATGCTGATCCACACCAGCGTCCGGCCCTACCAGTGCCACATCTGCTTCAAGACCTTCGTGCAGAAGCAGACCCTCAAGACCCACATGATTGTCCACTCGCCCGTGAAGCCGTTCAAATGCAAG GTGTGCGGGAAGTCCTTCAACCGCATGTACAACCTGCTGGGCCACATGCACCTTCACGCAGGGAGCAAACCCTTCAAGTGCCCCTACTGCTCCAGCAAGTTCAACCTCAAGGGCAACCTGAGCCGGCACATGAAGGTCAAGCACGGCGTCATGGACATCGGCCTGGACAGCCAAG